The Fervidibacillus albus genome contains a region encoding:
- a CDS encoding DUF4305 domain-containing protein, with amino-acid sequence MNSPISVGIIYFLLGVIFTFFAIQQVLISDWGLFAFLLIIFAGLDIGTGIKIFYYHFLQKKKKEM; translated from the coding sequence ATGAATTCACCCATTTCAGTTGGTATTATTTATTTCCTATTAGGTGTGATTTTTACCTTTTTCGCCATTCAACAAGTGTTAATTTCCGATTGGGGATTATTCGCATTTCTTTTAATTATTTTCGCTGGATTGGATATCGGAACAGGCATCAAAATCTTTTATTATCATTTTTTGCAAAAAAAGAAAAAGGAGATGTAA